The genome window GGCCACCCTCGAACCCTGCCTACGCGCCCCTCTGGTGCAAGAGCAACTACTCCTTTCTGGAGGGGGCCAGCCACCCCGAGGAACTGATGGGAGCCTGCCGGCACCTGGGCATTCGGTCCCTGGCCCTTACCGACCGCAACGGGGTGTACGGCATTGTCCGGGCGCACGTGCGCGCCCGGGAACTGGACGTCCACCTGATCGTGGGATCGCAGGTCAGCCTCCAAGACGGTTCGGAAGTCCTGCTGCTGGTGCAGAACCGGGAAGGCTATGCCCGGCTCTGCCGGCTGCTGACCGCCGGGCACCTGCGCGCCTCCAAGGGGAACTGCAGAGTAAGCTGGCAGGAGGTGTGCCGCCACAGCCCCGGCCTGATCGCCCTGTGGATCGGCGATCCCACCTCTCCCGGCTCCGAACCCATCCTCGAACAACTCCACGCGGCCTTCAAAGACCGCCTGTACGTGGTCCTGGTCCGACACCGGCGGGCGGACGAGACCCTGAAGGAGATCCGCTTGCGGGAGATGGCAGACCGGTTCGGCCTGCCCACCGTTGCCGCCGTGGAGGTCCTCTACCATACGCCCGAACGGCGGCGCCTGCAGGACGTGCTGACCTGCATCCGGGAGGGCGTGACGCTGCCCGCGGCCGGACGCCTCCTCCGGCCGAACGACCAGCACGCCCTGAAGGGACCGGAAGACATGGCACGGCTCTTCGGCGATGACCCGGCGTCCCTCGAACGAACGCGCGAGATAGCCGACCGCTGCACCTTCTCCCTCGGCGAACTGCGCTACCGCTACCCGCTGGAGCGTCTGCCGAAGGGCAAGACGTCCATCCAGTACCTGGAGGAGCGCACCTTCGCGGGCGCGAAACGCCGCCTGGGCGACAGGCTCGCGTCGAAAGTGATTCCCCAGTTGAAGAAGGAACTCGCCCTGATCCGGGAACTGGAGTACGAGGGCTATTTCCTGACCATGCACGAGATCGTGGAGTATTGCGGCCGCGAGGACATCCTCTGCCAGGGCCGCGGGTCGGCGGCCAACTCCGCCGTCTGCTTTTCGCTGGGCATCACCAGCGTGGACCCCACCCAGGTGGACCTCCTCTTCGAGCGTTTCCTGTCGAGGGAAAGGGCCGAGCCGCCGGACATCGACCTGGACATCGAGCACAACCGCCGGGAGGAGGTGATCCGGCACGTATACCAGAAGTACGGGCGCACCCACGCCGCCATGGTGGCCAACGTGGTTCGCTACCGCCATCGATCCGCCATCCGGGAGGTGGGAAAAGCACTGGAGATACCGGCAACCAGCCTGGACCGTCTGTCCAAACTGGTATCTCACGAACGCTGGGACGGGGCCTTCATCCGGCGGGCCGGTCTCGACCCGGAGAACCCGGCTCTGCGCCACCTGCACGTCCTGGTGCGGGAGATCCAGGACTTTCCCCGCCACCTCTCCATCCATCCCGGGGGCTTCATGCTGGGCCATTACCCCGTCCATGACCTGGTGCCCATCGAGAGCGCCACCATGGAAGGGCGGACCGTGATCCAGTGGGACAAGGAGGATGTGGAGGACGCGGGGTTGTTCAAAGTAGATCTCCTGGGCCTGGGCGCCCTCAACATGCTGCACCTCGGCTTCGACCTCCTGCGGCGGCACCGCGGGATGAAACTCACCCTGGCCGATCTCCCCCCGGGGGACACCGCCACCTTCGACCTGATCTGCCGCAGCGACACGGTGGGGGTGTTCCAGATCGAGAGCCGGGCCCAGATGGCCATGCTGGGGCGCCTGAAGCCGCGCACCTACTACGACCTGGTGATCGAGATCAGCATCGTCCGTCCCGGGCCCATTACGGGCGGCATGGTCCATCCCTACCTGCGGCGGCGCAACGGAGTAGAGGAAATCACCTATCCCCACGAGTGCCTCAAGCCCGTCTTGGAGAAGACCCTGGGCGTGCCCCTCTTCCAGGAGCAGGTGATGCAACTGGCCATGGTGGCGGCGGACTACACCCCCGGCGAGGCCGACCAGCTCCGGCGGGACATGGCCGCCTGGCGGCGTTCGGGACGAATCGATCGGCACCGGGAACGGCTGGTCACGCGCATGATGAGGAAGGGCATCGAGCATGAATTCGCCGAACGCGTCTTCCAGCAGATCCGGGGGTTCGGCGAGTACGGCTTCCCGGAGAGCCACGCCGCCAGTTTCGCCCACATCGCCTACGCCACCGCCTACCTGCGATGCCACTTCCCGGCGGAGTTCACCTGCGCCCTGCTGAACGCCCAGCCCATGGGGTTCTACTCGCCCGCCACCATCGTCAACGACGCCCGGATACATGGGGTGGAGGTGCGGCCGGTGAGCATACGCCACAGCCGCTGGGACTGCACCCTGGAGGAGATTGCAGCGGAAGGCGCGGGTGATCACAGAGGCAGCGCAGGGAGCGGCCACAAGAGCGAGGCTTCCGCCCGGTTCGCGGTGCGTATGGGACTGCGCTATGTCCAGAGACTGAGCAAAGGAGACTGGGAGAGGCTGGACCGGGCCATGGAGCAGGCCCCCTTCCGGGACCTTCCGGACGTCGCCCGGCGGAGCGGACTCCACGAGGACAAGCTGGAGTCCCTGGCCGAGGCGGGCGCCTTCGCGTGCTTCGGCCTGGAACGCCGCCGCGCCCTCTGGCAGGTCCTGGGCAGTAACCCCCGGCAGCCGCCCGCGCTGTCGCTCGACAGCCGCACCTCCCCGCCCCGGTTTCCCTCCCTGAGCAGCCTGGAAACCATTGTCTGGGACCATCAGGTCAGCGACCATAGCGTACTGGGTCACCTCCTGGAACCATTGCGCCCCGGCCTGGCCGCCCGGGGGCTGCCCTCGGCACGGGAGCTCAACGGGATGCCGGACGGCAGCCCGGTCCATTACGTGGGCATGGTCATCTGCCGCCAGCGCCCCGGAACCGCCCAAGGCGTCACCTTCATGACGCTGGAGGACGAAACGGGCTTCGCGAACCTGGTCATCTGGGAGAATGTATTCGAGCAGTATTCCGCGCTGGTCAGGACGCTTCCCTGCTTAGGCGTGACCGGAAACCTGCAGGTGGGAGAAGGGGTAGTCCACCTCGTGGCCGAGGCGTTCTGGGACCCGAGGCTTGAGGATGGGTCATTGCGTCTGAAGAGCCGGGATTTTCATTAGACTTGCATTGGACGGTATCCAGACTTGCAATCAGCCGCCACATAAAATTTCAGTCAGCCTCAGCTCAGCATTGCAACTGGCCGGTATCAAAATCTTCACTTAGCCGGCAGGGATGCGGCGTAAGCCGCGGCGCGGTCCACCCAGTCTTTAAGACCTTGCTCGGATGCGATGCCCGGCGGTTCCACCAGCGCCCATCCCTTCATGGTCCGTCCCGCGATGTCGGCGGGTCTCGTGTGCGGTTCGCCCAGCGTCTCGTCGTGCTTCTCCCGTTCGAGCCGCACGATGAGCGAGTCTTTCCAGGTTCCCACGCACATATTGCCGTTGATCATGAAACAGACGCCGCCGAACATGTTTCGTTCGGAGTATCCGTTCCGCTTCGAAAGAAGGGGACGAATCCGACCGGCTAATACGTCATTGCTCATCTTGCCCTGCCCTTTCGGTCTTCAATGATATTCACCGCACTGGGTCGCAGCGTAGCATTTCATCAGTCTGCCAACTGTAGCGTCAGTCCGTCATAAGCCACCCGGCAACCATGCCCCCTGGCGTATTCATCCCGAATAAATGTGTCCATTCGGGCCGTGATCTGAGACCGGATCTTACTTGCAAGACGAGCGACCGGGCTGACTACGCGGATTCGTTCAGGCGCCTACGCATTCCGGGCATCCTTCAGTTTGCCCATCCACGCAAGTATCACGATGACGACCGGCCAGATCATCGTATTGATTAAATCGTGTATACTTGCGGTTACCGCAGCCATGCGAAAATAACCCAGATGGTGATAGCCATCTCTTAGATCAAGAATCTCCATCAGTGATGCTACAACCGCTACCGGGATCAAACAACTCGTTTTAACAACGCCTTTTTTCCAAAGGACGACCATCGCAAAAAACACGATCAATCCTATATGGATGTGAATCGAGTCCCTTGAAAGTTCCAATATGGATAAGATTTCCAACTTGGCGTTCTGATATGCGGACATTTCTCAACCAGTCCCTTTCATTTCGGAGGTTTCCGGCCCACATAGAGTATGTGCCTGGGGGCCGCCACGATACTTTGCTCGGATGAACGCGGTACTATCGTATCGCCTCAGCAGCCCTGACTCAGCGCGTTGACCGGATTCTTTCGCGATGCGGAAACCGCGTGGGCTCCGATGGTCAGCCAGGCGATGATCAGTGCGACGACGCCACCCGCTATAAACCACATGAATTCGATTTCGGATGCATACGCATAGTTCTGCAGCCAGCGCGTCATAGCGAAGTACGCCAACGGCCAGGCGATTACATTGGCCAGAAGGACGTACTTCACGAAGTCCTTCGAGAACAGCAGCACGATTTCCGGAATGGTCGCCCCGAGCACCTTCCGAATTCCGATTTCCCTGGTTCTCTGCTGGATCGAGAAGGAAGACAGTCCAAGGAGACCCAGGCAGGCCACGAAGATCGCGAGAAAGGCGAAGACCGCGAAGACCGTACCCAGTTGATGTTCGGCGCGGTAGAGGCTGTTGAAGTCATCGTCAAGAAACGTGTATGACAGGGGATATACGGGATCGACATCCCGCCACACTTCCCGGATCCGGGCGATGGTATCCGATACGTCCTCCGGCCTGATTCGGATGAGTATGTAGGTGAAGTAGTTGGGATCGTGTACGAAAACGATCGGCTCGATTTCCTCGCGAATCGATTGCAGGTGAAAATCCGCCATGACCCCCAGCACCCGTCCCTGCAATCCACCGTACTCGATCCATTCGACCGGCATGCCAATTGCGTCGGGAGGCGCTTTCCAGCCCAATTTCTGTGCCGCGGTCTCGTTCAACAGGATGACCATGGTTGAATCCATACCCCATTCGACCGGAAAGTTCCTGCCTGCCGCGAGACCGATTTCCATGATATCCAGGTACTGATCGTTCGATGCGAACACGGACACGATCAGATTGTCCTCGGGGCTCATCCTATCGGAACGGACGGCCATAATCCGCGGTGCGTTCACGCCCGGGACCCCATCGGTCGTCGCCATTCCGACCACGCCGGGCAACTGCGCTAAGCGCTGTTTCAGTACTGGGGTACTTTCCCGTTGAACCTGGCCGGTAATGGGGACGACCATCACGTGCTCTTTGTTGAAACCGAGTCTCATGTTCTGTATGTACTCGAGTTGGTCGTATATGACGGCCGTGCTGACCAACAGAAAGATGGACATGACGAATTGGATCACCACCAGGACCTGCCGCAACCCCAGCCCATGGGTTCCCGACTTCAAACTTCCTTTCAGTACTTCGGTGGGCAGGAAGCCCGAAAGATAGACTGCGGGATAGCTACCGGCCGCCACTGCAATCAAGATGGTACCAGCGCCGAGTGCCCCCAGCACCCAACCGTTCGACAGCGCAAAGTCCAGGTGCTTTCCGGCCAGCACGTTCACGCCGGGCAGGGCGAGGTGCGCGACCGCGACTGCGACGATCATGGCAAGTCCGGCCATGACGACGGCTTCTCCCAGGAACTGACCCAGCAACTGGGATCGGTTGGCCCCCATCACCTTGCGCACGCCCACCTCCCTGGCGCGCATGGCCGCCCGTGCCGTGGCCAGGTTCACGAAGTTGATGCACGCGGTGAGCGGTATCAGGAATGCGATGATCAGGAAGAGCACCACGTAGCGGAAATCTCCGTTGGGCTCGATTTCGCTGTCCCTGTGCGAATGCAGGTGGATGTCTACCAGGGGCTGCAGCGATGGTCTCAGTACTTTGGTCGACTCGCGGAACCTGCCTGATTTATTCCGTTCCACGAAGGCGGGCAGTTGCGCTTCCAGGTCATCCGAAGAGGCGTATTC of Gemmatimonadota bacterium contains these proteins:
- a CDS encoding error-prone DNA polymerase, whose protein sequence is MMRPSRARSEARDPAPSPSPRDPSRPPSNPAYAPLWCKSNYSFLEGASHPEELMGACRHLGIRSLALTDRNGVYGIVRAHVRARELDVHLIVGSQVSLQDGSEVLLLVQNREGYARLCRLLTAGHLRASKGNCRVSWQEVCRHSPGLIALWIGDPTSPGSEPILEQLHAAFKDRLYVVLVRHRRADETLKEIRLREMADRFGLPTVAAVEVLYHTPERRRLQDVLTCIREGVTLPAAGRLLRPNDQHALKGPEDMARLFGDDPASLERTREIADRCTFSLGELRYRYPLERLPKGKTSIQYLEERTFAGAKRRLGDRLASKVIPQLKKELALIRELEYEGYFLTMHEIVEYCGREDILCQGRGSAANSAVCFSLGITSVDPTQVDLLFERFLSRERAEPPDIDLDIEHNRREEVIRHVYQKYGRTHAAMVANVVRYRHRSAIREVGKALEIPATSLDRLSKLVSHERWDGAFIRRAGLDPENPALRHLHVLVREIQDFPRHLSIHPGGFMLGHYPVHDLVPIESATMEGRTVIQWDKEDVEDAGLFKVDLLGLGALNMLHLGFDLLRRHRGMKLTLADLPPGDTATFDLICRSDTVGVFQIESRAQMAMLGRLKPRTYYDLVIEISIVRPGPITGGMVHPYLRRRNGVEEITYPHECLKPVLEKTLGVPLFQEQVMQLAMVAADYTPGEADQLRRDMAAWRRSGRIDRHRERLVTRMMRKGIEHEFAERVFQQIRGFGEYGFPESHAASFAHIAYATAYLRCHFPAEFTCALLNAQPMGFYSPATIVNDARIHGVEVRPVSIRHSRWDCTLEEIAAEGAGDHRGSAGSGHKSEASARFAVRMGLRYVQRLSKGDWERLDRAMEQAPFRDLPDVARRSGLHEDKLESLAEAGAFACFGLERRRALWQVLGSNPRQPPALSLDSRTSPPRFPSLSSLETIVWDHQVSDHSVLGHLLEPLRPGLAARGLPSARELNGMPDGSPVHYVGMVICRQRPGTAQGVTFMTLEDETGFANLVIWENVFEQYSALVRTLPCLGVTGNLQVGEGVVHLVAEAFWDPRLEDGSLRLKSRDFH
- a CDS encoding TfoX/Sxy family protein, which encodes MSNDVLAGRIRPLLSKRNGYSERNMFGGVCFMINGNMCVGTWKDSLIVRLEREKHDETLGEPHTRPADIAGRTMKGWALVEPPGIASEQGLKDWVDRAAAYAASLPAK
- a CDS encoding ABC transporter permease, which codes for MLHNYLIIALRNLLRYPAYTLMNIVGLAIGLAACMLILLYVWDELSYDRYHPHADRVYRVIDDIESAGQTVRTAGSPSGWGPALKRDFPEIELFARVRGTTSAWFIMHEEQRFYEKRVIWADAALLDMFAIPFVAGNPRIALTEPYSIVISEEMAFKYFGDDEPMGKVLRGDNVWDFTVTGVMRNIPANSHLRPDMIISLITRDAIYPNSLDEWEMHEKRYTYIRLHEYASSDDLEAQLPAFVERNKSGRFRESTKVLRPSLQPLVDIHLHSHRDSEIEPNGDFRYVVLFLIIAFLIPLTACINFVNLATARAAMRAREVGVRKVMGANRSQLLGQFLGEAVVMAGLAMIVAVAVAHLALPGVNVLAGKHLDFALSNGWVLGALGAGTILIAVAAGSYPAVYLSGFLPTEVLKGSLKSGTHGLGLRQVLVVIQFVMSIFLLVSTAVIYDQLEYIQNMRLGFNKEHVMVVPITGQVQRESTPVLKQRLAQLPGVVGMATTDGVPGVNAPRIMAVRSDRMSPEDNLIVSVFASNDQYLDIMEIGLAAGRNFPVEWGMDSTMVILLNETAAQKLGWKAPPDAIGMPVEWIEYGGLQGRVLGVMADFHLQSIREEIEPIVFVHDPNYFTYILIRIRPEDVSDTIARIREVWRDVDPVYPLSYTFLDDDFNSLYRAEHQLGTVFAVFAFLAIFVACLGLLGLSSFSIQQRTREIGIRKVLGATIPEIVLLFSKDFVKYVLLANVIAWPLAYFAMTRWLQNYAYASEIEFMWFIAGGVVALIIAWLTIGAHAVSASRKNPVNALSQGC